A genomic stretch from Ooceraea biroi isolate clonal line C1 chromosome 3, Obir_v5.4, whole genome shotgun sequence includes:
- the LOC113561388 gene encoding embryonic polarity protein dorsal-like — MEQYNGMSDGNINISDIIEVIQTTDPGSMATIAMDGEHVTPHVEILEQPASKALRFRYECEGRSAGSIPGVNSTAENKSFPSIRIIGYKGRAMVVVSCVTKDLPYRPHPHNLVGKEVCKQGVCTVEVPVGNMVVSFSNLGIQCVKKKDIEDALRVRQELRVDPFRTGFEHKKHPTNIDLNAVRLCFQVFLEGSQKGKFNKPLAPIVSDPIYDKKAMSDLVICKLSHCSASVAGGMDMILLCEKVAKEDIQVRFFEERDGQLYWEGYGDFQPTHVHKQTAIAFRTPSYRTQQVEQPMQVYIQLKRPSDGATSEPLPFQMLPLGTGRPAFWSLRRAFARKKADYSTFSKILSADTHLSNATKLSRNIDEFNNNDLDAKRPNNKISALRALNDLYNVKNQMDLCNGDLKAIINSTQNMGSIAKSTILDYENNEVTVPSDGNVESNREINKLYTLGNNNLENDTFTTGYEEGTVEANPRIIKSDVQNDSISQNTDSPRNKSDWFDYSEIGKWVQKGQACLKERTNEAELKSEIEGGNKSFNEFLTQVAELDQIYADTHNKLIQAAAETSMNPQPMDVDVCDNQTYTSLQMAMKNPIELFDITDDRKYEDVAVPKQDTEMPVVSPTVAAKRDVTREAEERLPPLPPKRIRKMPSMPLLPHPISAQTLTDASSEAPNKNLPSLPGVSPKHAKQGLFSKLFAKRNRKDKYSELNLNKDSNSSLNISYSLKNAVQDDAQLQLPRPSVTSVTSVKSLKLDGDETPPYGVDLTEAEHYALYTTMAPHATASEFDELSFYYSLVEGGKILTEGKGT; from the exons ATGGAACAATACAATGGTATGAGTGatggaaatattaatataagtgATATCA TCGAAGTTATTCAGACCACAGATCCTGGTTCTATGGCTACCATAGCAATGGACGGCGAGCACGTCACACCACACGTAGAAATCTTGGAGCAACCCGCCAGCAAAGCACTACGATTCCGATACGAGTGTGAAGGCAGGTCGGCCGGCAGCATACCTGGAGTCAACAGTACTGCCGAGAATAAAAGCTTCCCCAGTATAAGG ATCATAGGCTACAAAGGTCGTGCTATGGTGGTTGTGTCCTGCGTCACGAAGGATTTGCCGTACAGACCTCACCCTCACAATCTTGTTGGCAAAGAGGTATGCAAGCAGGGTGTTTGTACGGTCGAAGTTCCCGTGGGAAACATGGTGGTTTCATTCTCAAACTTGGGCATCCAGTGCGTGAAGAAAAAGGACATCGAGGATGCCCTCCGAGTGCGTCAGGAGTTACGAGTGGATCCGTTTCGTA CTGGCTTCGAGCATAAGAAACACCCGACCAACATAGATCTCAACGCAGTGAGGTTATGTTTCCAAGTCTTCTTGGAGGGTTCGCAAAAAGGCAAATTTAACAAGCCGCTGGCGCCTATCGTGTCCGATCCTATCTACGATAAAA AGGCAATGTCGGATCTTGTGATCTGTAAATTGAGTCACTGTAGTGCGTCGGTCGCCGGTGGCATGGATATGATTCTGTTGTGCGAGAAGGTCGCCAAGGAAGATATACAAGTGAGATTTTTTGAAGAACGGGACGGACAGCTGTACTGGGAAGGGTACGGTGACTTTCAGCCGACTCATGTACATAAACAG acGGCGATTGCGTTCAGGACGCCCAGCTATCGCACACAGCAAGTGGAGCAGCCGATGCAAGTGTATATTCAACTGAAAAGGCCATCGGACGGTGCTACGAGCGAACCGCTACCATTTCAAATGTTACCACTAGGCACAGGTAGGCCTGCTTTCTGGTCGTTACGGAGAGCATTTGCCAGGAAGAAGGCAGATTACAGTACCTTCAGCAAAATCTTGTCCGCGGATACTCACCTTTCGAATGCAACCAAATTGTCTCGTAACATCGACGAGTTCAATAACAACGATCTCGACGCGAAGAGACCGAACAATAAGATCTCTGCATTACGTGCTTTGAACGACTTGTACAATGTAAAGAATCAAATGGACTTGTGTAACGGCGATTTAAAGGCGATAATAAATTCAACGCAGAATATGGGCTCGATCGCGAAAAGTACGATTTTAGATTACGAGAATAACGAAGTAACGGTCCCTTCTGACGGTAACGTGGAAAGTAATAGagaaattaacaaattgtACACGCTTGGCAATAATAATCTAGAGAATGATACATTTACTACCGGTTACGAGGAAGGAACTGTCGAGGCGAATCCTCGTATTATAAAATCAGACGTACAGAATGACAGTATATCGCAAAATACCGATAGCCCGAGGAACAAGTCCGATTGGTTCGATTACTCGGAAATAGGCAAGTGGGTGCAAAAGGGGCAAGCGTGCCTCAAGGAAAGAACTAACGAGGCAGAGCTCAAAAGCGAGATAGAGGGCGGCAATAAATCATTCAATGAATTCTTGACGCAAGTGGCCGAGCTGGATCAAATTTATGCCGATACGCATAACAAATTGATACAAGCTGCCGCAGAGACGAGCATGAATCCACAACCGATGGACGTTGACGTCTGCGACAATCAGACTTACACCAGCCTACAAATGGCCATGAAAAATCCGATCGAGTTGTTTGACATTACCGATGACAGGAAGTACGAGGACGTAGCCGTTCCGAAGCAGGACACGGAGATGCCAGTGGTATCCCCAACAGTAGCGGCTAAGAGGGACGTAACGCGCGAAGCGGAAGAAAGATTACCACCCCTGCCTCCGAAGCGAATACGTAAAATGCCGTCGATGCCTCTTTTACCGCATCCAATATCCGCTCAAACGCTCACTGACGCCTCCTCCGAGGCGCCGAATAAGAATCTGCCGTCCTTACCCGGTGTTTCGCCGAAACACGCGAAGCAGGGTCttttctcgaaattatttGCTAAAAGGAATAGGAAAGACAAGTACTCGGAACTAAATCTGAATAAAGATAGCAATTCCTCGTTGAATATCTCGTATTCGTTGAAGAACGCTGTGCAAGACGACGCACAGTTGCAACTTCCACGTCCCAGTGTGACGAGCGTTACGAGCGTTAAGTCTCTTAAGTTAGATGGCGATGAAACGCCTCCATATGGAGTCGATTTAACTGAAGCCGAGCACTACGCTCTGTACACCACTATGGCACCGCACGCGACTGCCTCAGAATTTGATGAATTGTCTTTTTATTACAGTTTGGTCGAGGgtggaaaaatattaacgGAAGGAAAAGGAACCTAA